The Henckelia pumila isolate YLH828 chromosome 2, ASM3356847v2, whole genome shotgun sequence genome includes a window with the following:
- the LOC140883766 gene encoding protein ALTERED XYLOGLUCAN 9, producing the protein MFGAVQLGLLAACVVLFVPMGMAGWHLSRNKMLFFSCALFITLAVGVHLMPYFPSISDFLSPADIISAPTGESSLSSDSCLFFLHSGMYSGDEECESGIGCKKRSWEWIQSGKVAECQFQRLKKLDASILLNGSWVVVAGDSQARLMVVSLLELVMGSEGMERVRGDLFKRHSDYSVVVDEIALKLDFLWAPYVRNLTELMIRFKGNNNYPDVMVMGAGLWDMLHVNNASDYGVSLTQFKDSCLALMPVSSDLEAMDGGLSQAPSTQLVHFFWLGIPTLINSMLNTEEKRERMADTMCDLYNNKLIESELLRQSGGPLLKLDIRLLSELCGPQCTVDGMHYDQLVYDAAVQIMLHALLIESNQKLQ; encoded by the coding sequence ATGTTCGGGGCCGTCCAGTTGGGTCTATTGGCGGCCTGTGTAGTGTTGTTTGTGCCTATGGGAATGGCGGGTTGGCATTTGAGCCGTAACAAGATGCTTTTTTTTAGCTGTGCCCTCTTCATTACTCTGGCTGTCGGTGTTCATCTGATGCCTTATTTCCCTTCAATCTCCGATTTCCTCTCCCCGGCGGATATAATTTCAGCCCCAACTGGTGAGTCTTCTTTGAGTAGTGATTCGTGTCTCTTTTTCTTACATAGTGGTATGTATAGTGGTGATGAAGAATGTGAGAGTGGCATTGGTTGTAAAAAGAGGTCTTGGGAGTGGATTCAATCTGGTAAGGTTGCTGAATGTCAGTTTCAGAGGTTGAAGAAATTGGATGCGTCTATTTTGTTAAATGGGTCTTGGGTAGTGGTTGCTGGTGATTCTCAGGCGAGGCTAATGGTGGTTTCTTTGTTAGAATTAGTGATGGGATCCGAGGGAATGGAGAGAGTGAGGGGGGATTTGTTCAAGAGGCACAGTGATTATTCAGTGGTGGTGGATGAGATTGCTCTGAAGTTGGATTTTTTGTGGGCTCCATATGTTAGGAATTTGACTGAATTGATGATTCGTTTTAAGGGAAACAACAATTACCCGGATGTTATGGTGATGGGAGCTGGATTATGGGATATGCTTCATGTGAACAATGCATCAGATTATGGTGTTTCATTAACACAATTCAAGGATTCTTGCTTGGCACTTATGCCGGTTTCATCGGATTTGGAGGCTATGGATGGAGGGCTAAGCCAGGCTCCGTCCACCCAGCTGGTGCATTTCTTTTGGCTCGGGATTCCAAcattgataaattcaatgttgaACACAGAGGAGAAGAGGGAGAGGATGGCTGATACAATGTGTGATTTATATAATAACAAACTTATCGAAAGCGAGCTACTGCGACAATCTGGTGGGCCACTTTTGAAACTAGATATTCGATTGTTAAGTGAATTATGTGGGCCTCAATGTACAGTTGACGGAATGCATTATGATCAACTTGTATATGATGCCGCCGTTCAAATAATGCTGCATGCATTGCTCATTGAATCTAATCAGAAGCTACAATAA
- the LOC140879869 gene encoding uncharacterized protein, with the protein MAKHGALRLCVKTSAYVITASGVASLIYQSAAHSQTLPATHSLDFPSNFSNGVVRSSRAIFTIASCMVDYKLSLCCIPANSDEYGRVLSEIHQRSASKILKLCDTNKGFYVKAGQFVAAMRQVPKEYSSTLSVLQDQAVPCNFDAIREVIIQSLGKDLSEIFCSFDEQPVAAASIAQVHRAVLKDLQEVAVKVQYPGLQYLMKFDLATMDFLSRSVAWLYPDYRFHWMVSEFAMNIAFELDFIQEAKNSERAAKNFKNNSMVKIPCVYWDYTSSQVLTMQFCTGQKVDDLEFLKQTGISPLEVAKALVEVFAEMIFVHGFLHGDPHPGNILVSPHGPNGFSLVILDHGIYKSLAEEFRQNYCKLWEALILMDSQAILQLGDAFGVGKFSRYFPVIFTGRTIDSKSSLGSQMPPEERKNLKQELKSLKMEDISSFMESLPPHFLAILRTDGLLRSLVSKLGAPQRIRLLAYAKFAICGLSQDASSVTGSAFLVYRFKTAVKYMQLRLLLEIIELAAYMENIRHALSSRLSRFILSLGDLVHSLRPF; encoded by the exons ATGGCGAAGCATGGAGCGTTGAGGCTCTGTGTGAAGACGTCAGCATACGTCATAACCGCATCTGGTGTCGCCTCTCTCATCTACCAGAGCGCCGCCCATTCGCAGACCCTTCCTGCCACCCACTCCCTCGATTTCCCCTCCAACTTCTCAAACGGCGTCGTTCGCTCTTCTCGCGCCATCTTCACC ATTGCTTCGTGCATGGTTGATTACAAGCTTTCTCTGTGCTGCATACCCGCAAATTCCGATGAGTACGGGCGTGTGTTGTCCGAG ATTCATCAACGGTCAGCAAGTAAGATATTAAAATTATGTGATACCAACAAAGGTTTCTATGTCAAAGCTGGTCAGTTTGTTGCAGCCATGCGTCAAGTACCAAAAGAATACTCATCTACTCTTTCGGTTTTACAAGATCAG GCAGTTCCTTGTAATTTCGATGCCATCAGAGAAGTTATAATCCAGAGTCTGGGGAAGGATTTATCAGAGAT ATTCTGCTCATTCGACGAGCAACCAGTTGCTGCTGCTTCAATTGCTCAAGTTCACCGTGCCGTTCTGAAAGATTTGCAAGAAGTGGCAGTCAAG GTCCAATATCCAGGACTACAATATCTGATGAAATTTGACCTTGCTACCATGGATTTCCTCTCAAGATCAGTTGCATGG CTTTATCCAGATTACAGGTTTCATTGGATGGTTTCAGAATTCGCTATGAATATTGCTTTTGAACTTG ATTTCATTCAAGAGGCTAAAAACTCGGAAAGGGCGGCGAAAAACTTCAAAAACAACAGCATGGTCAAGATTCCTTGTGTTTATTGG GATTATACAAGCAGCCAGGTTCTGACTATGCAGTTTTGCACAGGACAAAAG GTTGATGACTTGGAATTTTTGAAGCAAACAGGAATTAGtcctcttgag GTTGCAAAAGCCCTGGTGGAAGTGTTTGCTGAGATGATATTTGTCCATGGTTTCCTTCATGGAGACCCACATCCTGGGAACATATTAGTTTCTCCACATGGACCCAATGGCTTTTCATTAG TCATTCTGGATCATGGGATCTACAAGTCATTGGCTGAAGAATTCAGACAGAACTATTGCAAACTTTGGGAGGCTTTAATTTTAATGGACTCACAAGCAATATTGCAGCTGGGTGATGCCTTTGGTGTTGGGAAGTTCTCAAGATACTTTCCTGTCATATTTACTGGAAGAACCATTGACAG TAAATCTTCACTTGGAAGTCAAATGCCACCTGAAGAGAGAAAAAATTTAAAGCAGGAGCTGAAGTCTCTAAAAATGGAGGACATTTCTTCCTTCATGGAGTCATTACCTCCTCACTTCCTTGCCATCTTGCGAACTGA CGGCCTACTAAGGTCTTTGGTCAGCAAGTTGGGTGCTCCTCAAAGGATACGATTACTGGCTTATGCTAAATTTGCGATATGTGGCCTCTCTCAAGATGCTAGTTCTGTAACAG GATCTGCGTTTCTTGTTTACAGATTTAAGACAGCTGTCAAATATATGCAACTGAGGTTACTTCTAG AAATAATTGAGTTGGCGGCTTACATGGAAAACATCAGGCACGCATTATCTTCGAGATTGAGTCGTTTCATTTTGTCACTTGGAGATCTAGTTCATTCTTTACGTCCCTTCTGA